A stretch of the Capsicum annuum cultivar UCD-10X-F1 chromosome 8, UCD10Xv1.1, whole genome shotgun sequence genome encodes the following:
- the LOC107845753 gene encoding protein WVD2-like 4, protein MESENGVPVEEEKIVVTEKNLDMSKEEENVSETKANANEEKVNEELNVSVVKTELPRNAPKSKGSSQKKLAANGTSKNNKMAKDQASLRGIAALARSNKASQSQSLSFPARGVSSDVMRKSIDVYPKKSDGKEVKTNGVKNETSLSKGSSASSSRGVFGGVLKNANANGGVATSRRTTIAVVPSLRQSMSGKPLSANGTVKKATSEVSNDENKKPTKAALPIKEEEDARSTTSSSTTPRGQRRASIAGFSFRLEERAEKRKEFLAKIEEKIQAKEEEKNNLQAKSKENQEAEIKQLRKSLTFKATPMPNFYKEPPPKAELRKIPTTRAVSPKLGRNKNSTSTTNSSESGGSSFSPRVVKEQVKSPRALLSASDKVTGVSKGGKPVDTKRPMKSSSTTKVKGKAVVTKPKTAAVKGSDENICEEKTQEMQVKTDYAQEKSEMNPPAVDNAQQSPNIVVMPSAQVTVEG, encoded by the exons ATGGAGTCTGAAAATGGGGTTCCAGTTGAAGAGGAAAAGATTGTTGTGACCGAAAAGAATTTGGATATGAGTAAGGAGGAGGAGAATGTGAGTGAAACAAAAGCCAATGCAAATGAGGAGAAGGTTAATGAAGAACTTAATGTATCTGTAGTCAAAACTGAGCTGCCTCGAAATGCTCCGAAGAGCAAAGGGTCAAGTCAAAAAAAGCTTGCTGCTAATGGAACTTCAAAGAATAATAAGATGGCGAAAGATCAGGCTAGTTTAAGAGGCATAGCTGCATTGGCTCGTTCGAATAAGGCGAGTCAATCACAAAGCCTGTCGTTCCCGGCACGAGGTGTTAGTTCTGATGTAATGAGGAAGAGCATTGATGTGTATCCGAAGAAATCGGATGGCAAGGAAGTGAAGACAAATGGGGTTAAGAATGAGACTTCACTTTCGAAGGGATCATCGGCTTCTAGTAGTAGGGGTGTATTTGGTGGAGTCTTGAAGAACGCAAACGCAAATGGAGGTGTTGCAACCAGCAGAAGAACAACCATTGCAGTTGTCCCGAGTCTCCGTCAGTCTATG TCGGGGAAGCCTCTTTCAGCCAATGGAACTGTAAAGAAAGCTACATCTGAAGT ATCGAATGACGAAAACAAGAAACCTACTAAAGCTGCATTGCCTATTAAAGAGGAGGAGGATGCTCGTTCTACTACTTCCTC GAGTACCACTCCTCGTGGGCAACGAAGGGCCAGTATTGCTGGATTTTCCTTCAGGTTGGAAGAACGTGCCGAAAAGCGGAAGGAG TTCTTGGCGAAGATAGAAGAGAAGATACAGGCAAAGGAAGAGGAAAAGAACAACTTGCAAGCAAAATCGAAG GAAAACCAAGAGGCGGAGATAAAGCAATTGCGGAAGAGCTTGACATTTAAAGCAACACCAATGCCAAACTTCTACAAGGAACCCCCTCCAAAAGCTGAACTCAGGAAG ATACCGACAACCCGTGCTGTATCTCCTAAGCTTGGAAGAAACAAAAACTCCACATCTACAACCAACAGCTCTGAAAGTGGAGGTTCGTCTTTCAGTCCAAGAGTTGTCAAAGAACAGGTAAAGTCACCCCGAGCTTTGCTGTCAGCTAGCGATAAAGTTACCGGTGTTTCAAAAGGAGGGAAGCCTGTTGACACCAAGAGGCCAATGAAAAGTTCCTCAACTACTAAAGTTAAAGGGAAAGCTGTCGTAACAAAACCAAAAACCGCTGCAGTGAAGGGGTCGGATGAGAACATTTGTGAAGAGAAAACACAAGAAATGCAGGTCAAAACTGACTATGCCCAAGAAAAGTCCGAGATGAATCCACCAGCAGTCGACAATGCACAGCAATCGCCAAACATTGTTGTTATGCCATCAGCTCAAGTCACTGTTGAAGGTTAA